A genomic region of Streptomyces sp. R33 contains the following coding sequences:
- a CDS encoding YfhO family protein: protein MSTPHRSPRRRSLHGSALAALITVVAVCAGDAAARVFPYGHRHRSINDLGNQFVPFHAHLWDLLHGRAEGGLLLNWQSGYGTSFLPDFGTYLSSPFAVLVALFPREDIDLAVYVVTVVKMGAAAAAMAWLLRTQRRGPWWAAGLLAASYALCGWSVIEASYNPMWLDGLIAFPLLCLTGEWALRGRRPALAVLVAALCWTANFYTAYMATLGAALVLLLRVVLTRQGVRERLRVLVRGAGATLLGIAVSAPVLVPLFLSSKQAYPGWTRQFAPVSWPDLFARVLPGTYSFSSPALFVGTGTLLLVAALPFHRAVPLPARLGWAGLTAAVLLSFQWTPTHLAWHVFATPNGSPYRQTFVLAGVAVIAAWSGLATAGLPGPRALAAGAALLAAAAVAASGSTLATTWGVVLFCGGLALAAGAWWCLRHRRLVLPAAGVLALVLIGQAAATTAFGHKGKLGGLDDYPSWGAAHTARAEALAGAEGWPAYRTDPSRPALSGNDPLLLGGEGGAYYSSHTPDVFTRTMVALGAGWTSRGRNVQSIDNPVTDAVFAVGARLQPDGTIGRAQVVPPLVTVRPPGPVPSYGEVDGPPFANQELLLGAKVYEDPVSPGVCRAGTEAYLWAPEYNATARLADGRAFRLNGNAPRNRAALQPLGASRGASSALVFDAAAPPRWALSCLDRARLDPAVAALRASAPTSLRVGSSTVRATVPAGTTGTAVLSSPAIAGWTCNDRPATPYLGLVSVPVTPGTTAITCTFRPPGLLPGTAVAAAALLLLGAFLAVQRRRMPRAGRTVVPGAREADASAELAATGA, encoded by the coding sequence ATGTCGACACCGCACCGCTCGCCGCGCCGCCGGAGCCTGCACGGCTCGGCCCTCGCCGCCCTGATCACGGTGGTGGCCGTGTGCGCCGGGGACGCGGCCGCCCGCGTGTTCCCGTACGGGCACCGCCACCGCAGCATCAACGACCTCGGGAACCAGTTCGTCCCCTTCCACGCCCACCTGTGGGACCTCCTGCACGGGCGCGCGGAGGGCGGGCTGCTGCTCAACTGGCAGTCCGGCTACGGCACGAGCTTCCTGCCCGACTTCGGCACCTACCTCTCGAGCCCGTTCGCGGTGCTCGTCGCCCTGTTCCCGCGCGAGGACATCGACCTCGCGGTGTACGTGGTCACCGTGGTCAAGATGGGCGCCGCCGCGGCGGCGATGGCCTGGCTGCTGCGCACGCAGCGCCGCGGGCCGTGGTGGGCGGCGGGGCTGCTGGCGGCCTCGTACGCGCTGTGCGGCTGGTCCGTGATCGAGGCGTCGTACAACCCGATGTGGCTCGACGGGCTGATCGCGTTCCCGCTCCTGTGTCTGACGGGTGAATGGGCGCTGCGGGGGCGCCGGCCGGCGCTCGCCGTCCTCGTGGCGGCGCTGTGCTGGACGGCGAACTTCTACACGGCCTACATGGCGACGCTGGGCGCGGCGCTGGTCCTCCTGTTGCGGGTGGTGCTGACGCGCCAGGGGGTACGGGAGCGGCTGCGGGTGCTCGTCCGTGGTGCGGGGGCGACCCTGCTGGGCATCGCGGTGTCCGCCCCGGTGCTGGTCCCCCTCTTCCTGAGCTCGAAGCAGGCGTACCCGGGGTGGACGCGGCAGTTCGCGCCGGTCTCCTGGCCGGACCTGTTCGCGCGGGTCCTGCCCGGCACGTACTCCTTCTCCTCGCCGGCGCTCTTCGTGGGTACGGGGACGCTGCTGCTGGTGGCGGCCCTGCCGTTCCACCGGGCGGTGCCGCTGCCGGCCCGCCTGGGGTGGGCGGGGCTGACGGCGGCCGTCCTGCTCTCCTTCCAGTGGACGCCGACGCACCTGGCCTGGCACGTGTTCGCGACCCCGAACGGCAGCCCGTACCGGCAGACGTTCGTGCTGGCCGGGGTGGCCGTGATCGCCGCGTGGTCCGGGCTGGCGACGGCCGGGCTGCCGGGGCCGCGGGCGCTGGCGGCGGGGGCGGCGCTGCTGGCCGCCGCGGCCGTGGCGGCGAGCGGCAGCACGCTGGCGACGACGTGGGGGGTCGTTCTGTTCTGCGGCGGGCTGGCGCTCGCGGCGGGTGCCTGGTGGTGCCTGCGCCACCGCAGGCTGGTCCTCCCGGCGGCCGGGGTGCTGGCGCTCGTACTGATCGGACAGGCGGCCGCGACGACGGCGTTCGGGCACAAGGGCAAGCTGGGCGGCCTGGACGACTACCCCTCGTGGGGGGCGGCGCACACGGCGCGCGCCGAGGCCCTGGCCGGCGCCGAGGGCTGGCCCGCGTACCGCACGGACCCGAGCCGGCCGGCCCTGTCGGGCAACGATCCGCTGCTGCTGGGCGGGGAGGGCGGCGCGTACTACAGCAGCCACACCCCCGATGTGTTCACGCGGACGATGGTGGCCCTCGGGGCGGGCTGGACCTCGCGCGGGCGCAACGTGCAGAGCATCGACAACCCGGTGACGGACGCGGTGTTCGCGGTCGGCGCCCGCCTGCAGCCGGACGGCACGATCGGCCGCGCGCAGGTCGTCCCGCCGCTGGTCACGGTCCGCCCGCCGGGGCCCGTGCCCTCGTACGGCGAGGTCGACGGGCCCCCGTTCGCCAACCAGGAACTCCTGCTGGGCGCGAAGGTGTACGAGGACCCCGTCTCCCCCGGGGTGTGCCGCGCGGGCACGGAGGCCTACCTCTGGGCCCCGGAGTACAACGCGACGGCCCGCCTCGCGGACGGCCGCGCGTTCCGGCTGAACGGCAACGCCCCCCGCAACCGGGCGGCCCTCCAGCCGCTGGGCGCCTCCCGGGGGGCCTCCTCGGCGCTGGTCTTCGACGCTGCCGCGCCCCCGCGCTGGGCCCTGTCCTGCCTGGACCGCGCCCGCCTGGACCCGGCGGTGGCCGCGCTCCGCGCGTCGGCGCCGACGTCCCTGCGGGTCGGCTCGTCGACCGTGCGCGCCACCGTCCCGGCGGGCACCACGGGCACGGCGGTCCTCTCGTCCCCGGCGATCGCGGGCTGGACCTGCAACGACCGCCCGGCGACGCCGTACCTGGGCCTGGTCTCCGTCCCCGTGACCCCGGGCACCACGGCGATCACCTGTACGTTCCGCCCCCCGGGCCTCCTCCCTGGCACGGCCGTCGCGGCAGCGGCCCTCCTGCTGCTGGGCGCGTTCCTCGCGGTGCAGCGCCGCCGCATGCCCCGGGCCGGCCGGACGGTCGTACCGGGCGCCCGGGAGGCCGACGCCTCCGCGGAGCTCGCCGCGACCGGGGCGTGA
- a CDS encoding serine/threonine-protein kinase, which yields MTDDDRIIGERYQLASVLGQGGMGQVWTAYDQRLDRRVAVKLLRPDKVAGPGSVADELRRRFVRECRVTAQVDHPGLVTVHDAGSDGDELFLVMGYVEGTDLADHLAQHDPYPWQWAVAVVAQLCGVLSAVHAVPIVHRDLKPRNVMVRPDGTVLVLDLGVASVMDTDTTRLTSTGTPIGSPAYMAPEQAMGGAVGPHTDLYALGVLLYELLSGNVPFAGSTALGVLHRHLYEPPVPVRRMRPEIPHQLEAVLLHLLAKDPQDRPASAQHVYEALASLLPKEGTPAGTLDPTRPFLRPHAPWPDRASTVPPQPTLPPTPPRKPDIPAAVDEARSLLDEGRLTQAVDILGGILPAAEAEHGEHSPVVRSLRKQYAATLMDDGQYRRALPELRRLADEFPAGDPQSLRFRYDAAQCLEQLGAPGAALAEYRSLLPLFENHYANPDPGLPLEVRRRIAQLLLSMGDRPAAHDTLARLLFDAERVHGPAHPFSTEVRRTLHWLSQVR from the coding sequence GTGACCGACGACGACCGGATCATCGGCGAGCGCTACCAGCTCGCCTCCGTCCTGGGACAGGGCGGCATGGGCCAGGTCTGGACGGCGTACGACCAGCGGCTGGACCGCCGCGTCGCCGTCAAGCTGCTGCGCCCCGACAAGGTGGCGGGCCCCGGCTCCGTCGCCGACGAGCTGCGCCGCCGCTTCGTGCGCGAATGCCGGGTCACGGCGCAGGTGGACCACCCGGGCCTGGTCACGGTCCACGACGCGGGCAGCGACGGCGACGAGCTGTTCCTCGTCATGGGCTACGTCGAGGGCACCGACCTCGCCGACCACCTCGCCCAGCACGACCCCTACCCCTGGCAGTGGGCGGTCGCCGTGGTCGCCCAGCTGTGCGGGGTGCTGTCGGCCGTGCACGCGGTGCCGATCGTGCACCGCGACCTGAAGCCGCGCAACGTGATGGTCCGCCCGGACGGCACCGTGCTGGTCCTCGACCTCGGTGTCGCCTCGGTGATGGACACCGACACCACCCGCCTCACCAGCACCGGCACACCGATCGGCAGTCCGGCGTACATGGCGCCCGAGCAGGCGATGGGCGGCGCGGTGGGCCCCCACACCGACCTCTACGCACTCGGCGTCCTGCTGTACGAACTCCTCAGCGGCAACGTCCCGTTCGCCGGGTCCACCGCACTCGGCGTACTGCACCGCCACCTGTACGAGCCGCCCGTTCCGGTCCGCAGGATGCGCCCCGAGATCCCGCACCAGCTCGAGGCGGTCCTGCTGCACCTGCTCGCGAAGGACCCGCAGGACCGGCCCGCCTCCGCACAGCACGTGTACGAGGCCCTCGCATCGCTGCTGCCCAAGGAGGGCACGCCGGCGGGCACGCTCGACCCGACCCGCCCCTTCCTGCGCCCCCACGCCCCCTGGCCGGACCGCGCCTCCACCGTCCCGCCGCAGCCGACCCTCCCGCCGACGCCGCCCCGGAAGCCGGACATCCCGGCCGCGGTGGACGAGGCCCGCAGCCTGCTGGACGAGGGCCGCCTCACCCAGGCCGTGGACATCCTCGGCGGGATCCTCCCGGCGGCCGAGGCGGAGCACGGCGAGCACTCACCGGTGGTCCGCTCCCTGCGCAAGCAGTACGCCGCCACGCTGATGGACGACGGCCAGTACCGCCGCGCCCTGCCCGAACTGCGCCGCCTGGCCGACGAGTTCCCAGCCGGCGACCCCCAGTCCCTGCGCTTCCGCTACGACGCGGCCCAGTGCCTGGAACAGCTCGGCGCCCCCGGCGCCGCCCTGGCCGAATACCGCTCCCTGCTCCCGCTGTTCGAGAACCACTACGCCAACCCGGACCCCGGCCTCCCGCTGGAGGTCCGCCGCCGGATAGCCCAGCTGCTGCTCTCCATGGGCGACCGCCCCGCGGCCCACGACACCCTGGCCCGCCTCCTGTTCGACGCCGAGCGCGTCCACGGCCCGGCGCACCCCTTCTCGACGGAGGTCCGCCGCACCCTGCACTGGCTGAGCCAGGTCCGCTGA
- a CDS encoding SurA N-terminal domain-containing protein: MHRRTALSVSAALLVAAPLLSACSGQARPGTAAVVGGERITTSALQAQVGDVRAAQNGSGPTAAQLIQASPGLERVKLNKMIQTVVLERAAKEAGVSVGEKEVQDFRKAQLEKAGGSEKLAAAALEQAQLAPGQLDADARFKLLRDKLFDHYGSQDKAVEKLASAAKALHIEVNPRYGVWDAQQIVLGDQDTPWIVQRTRPEQAPAGA; the protein is encoded by the coding sequence TTGCACCGTCGCACTGCGCTCTCCGTCTCCGCCGCCCTGCTCGTGGCGGCCCCCCTGCTGTCCGCCTGCTCGGGTCAGGCCCGCCCCGGCACCGCGGCCGTCGTCGGCGGCGAACGGATCACCACCTCCGCGCTGCAGGCCCAGGTGGGCGACGTCCGCGCTGCGCAGAACGGGTCCGGGCCGACCGCCGCCCAGCTCATCCAGGCCTCGCCCGGCCTGGAGCGCGTCAAGCTCAACAAGATGATCCAGACCGTCGTCCTGGAACGCGCCGCGAAGGAGGCGGGCGTGAGCGTCGGCGAGAAGGAGGTCCAGGACTTCCGCAAGGCCCAGCTGGAGAAGGCGGGCGGCAGCGAGAAGCTGGCCGCGGCCGCCCTCGAGCAGGCCCAGCTGGCGCCCGGCCAGCTCGACGCCGACGCCCGCTTCAAGCTGCTGCGCGACAAGCTCTTCGACCACTACGGCAGCCAGGACAAGGCCGTCGAGAAGCTCGCGTCCGCCGCGAAGGCGCTGCACATCGAGGTGAACCCGCGCTACGGCGTCTGGGACGCTCAGCAGATCGTGCTCGGCGACCAGGACACCCCGTGGATCGTCCAGCGGACCCGGCCCGAGCAGGCCCCCGCCGGAGCCTGA
- a CDS encoding nucleoside triphosphate pyrophosphohydrolase codes for MPAADPAAAGDTPADDTAAGRIVLLTASHRVAPGLLSWPAWQTLHAADRVLCADPGHPQLPYLREAGVEVAHETPDAHALVEACAGGRTVVVIPGGEGDQRLTDGLARLAGSGRVDMPDLELLPGSYDLPGARLLDLVQVMDRVRRECPWTSRQTHEGLVKYATEEAYELVEAIEEGDREALREELGDVLLQVVFHARIAEEHTDEPFSIDDVAGSLVEKLIHRHPHVFGDADAQTPEDVSAHWQRTKAVEKQRESVTDGIPLGQPGLALAAKLAGRVRTGGVAVELPRGEGIGYELLELAARAEAAGVDPETALRAAARVYRDAIRAAEGVAGE; via the coding sequence GTGCCCGCCGCCGATCCCGCCGCTGCCGGCGACACCCCTGCCGACGACACCGCCGCCGGCCGGATCGTCCTGCTGACCGCCAGCCACCGGGTCGCCCCCGGCCTGCTGTCCTGGCCGGCCTGGCAGACCCTGCACGCCGCGGACCGGGTGCTGTGCGCCGACCCGGGGCACCCGCAGCTTCCGTACCTGCGCGAGGCGGGCGTCGAGGTCGCACACGAGACCCCCGACGCGCACGCGCTGGTCGAGGCCTGCGCCGGCGGCCGTACGGTCGTGGTGATCCCCGGCGGCGAGGGTGACCAGCGCCTCACCGACGGGCTGGCCCGGCTCGCCGGCTCCGGCCGCGTCGACATGCCCGACCTCGAGCTGCTGCCCGGCTCCTACGATCTGCCCGGCGCGCGCCTGCTCGACCTCGTCCAGGTGATGGACCGGGTCCGCCGGGAATGCCCCTGGACCTCGCGCCAGACCCACGAAGGACTGGTCAAGTACGCCACGGAGGAGGCGTACGAGCTGGTCGAGGCCATCGAGGAGGGGGACCGGGAGGCGCTGCGCGAGGAGCTGGGCGACGTGCTCCTCCAGGTCGTCTTCCACGCGCGGATCGCCGAGGAGCACACCGACGAGCCGTTCTCCATCGACGACGTGGCCGGCAGCCTCGTCGAGAAGCTGATCCACCGGCACCCGCACGTCTTCGGGGACGCGGACGCGCAGACCCCGGAGGACGTCAGCGCCCACTGGCAGCGCACCAAGGCGGTCGAGAAGCAGCGGGAGTCGGTCACCGACGGGATCCCGCTGGGCCAGCCCGGTCTCGCGCTCGCGGCCAAGCTCGCCGGCCGGGTCCGTACGGGCGGCGTGGCCGTGGAACTGCCCCGCGGCGAGGGCATCGGGTACGAACTGCTGGAACTGGCGGCGCGCGCCGAGGCGGCGGGCGTCGACCCCGAGACCGCGCTGCGCGCCGCGGCCCGCGTCTACCGGGACGCGATCCGCGCCGCCGAGGGCGTGGCCGGCGAGTAG
- a CDS encoding cytochrome P450, whose protein sequence is MHEPTSAAPADSTPPQGPPLFDWEFATDPYPAYAWLREHSPVHRTKLPSGVEAWLVTRYADARQALADQRLSKNPAHHAEPAHAKGKTGIPGERKAELMTHLLNIDPPDHTRLRRLVSKAFTPRRVAEFTPRVQELTDHLIDGFASKGEADLIHEFAFPLPIYAICEMLGVPREDQDDFRDWAGMMIRHGGGPRGGVARSVKQMRTYLGELIHRKRDDLGNDLISDLIRASDHGDHLTEAEATAMAFILLFAGFETTVNLIGNGVHALFMNPGQRTRLQDSLAAGESSLLETGIEELLRYDGPVELATWRFATEPLTLGGQDIAAGDPVLVVLAAADRDPDRFADPDTLDLSRTDNQHLGYGHGIHYCLGAPLARLEGQTALATLLTRLPDLELAVPPNELRWRGGLIMRGLRTLPVRFTARNI, encoded by the coding sequence GTGCACGAGCCGACCTCCGCAGCCCCCGCAGACAGCACTCCTCCCCAGGGCCCGCCCCTGTTCGACTGGGAGTTCGCGACCGATCCGTATCCGGCGTACGCCTGGCTGCGCGAGCACTCCCCGGTGCACCGCACGAAGCTCCCCAGCGGGGTCGAGGCCTGGCTGGTCACCCGGTACGCCGACGCCCGCCAGGCCCTCGCGGACCAGCGGCTCAGCAAGAACCCGGCGCACCACGCGGAGCCGGCGCACGCCAAGGGCAAGACCGGGATCCCGGGGGAGCGCAAGGCGGAGCTGATGACGCACCTGCTCAACATCGACCCGCCGGACCACACCCGGCTGCGGCGGCTGGTGTCGAAGGCGTTCACCCCGCGCAGGGTGGCCGAGTTCACCCCGCGGGTGCAGGAGCTGACCGACCACCTCATCGATGGGTTCGCGAGCAAGGGGGAAGCCGATCTCATCCACGAGTTCGCCTTCCCGCTCCCCATCTACGCCATCTGCGAGATGCTCGGCGTACCGCGCGAGGACCAGGACGACTTCCGCGACTGGGCCGGGATGATGATCCGCCACGGCGGCGGCCCGCGCGGCGGTGTCGCCCGCTCCGTGAAGCAGATGCGGACCTACCTCGGCGAACTCATCCACCGCAAAAGGGATGATCTGGGCAATGACCTCATCTCCGACCTGATCCGCGCGAGCGACCACGGCGACCACCTGACGGAGGCCGAGGCCACGGCGATGGCCTTCATCCTCTTGTTCGCGGGCTTCGAGACCACGGTGAACCTGATCGGAAACGGGGTGCACGCCCTGTTCATGAACCCCGGTCAGCGCACCCGCCTCCAGGACTCCCTGGCCGCCGGGGAGAGCAGCCTGCTGGAGACCGGCATCGAGGAGCTGCTCCGCTACGACGGCCCCGTGGAGCTGGCCACCTGGCGGTTCGCCACCGAGCCGCTGACCCTCGGGGGCCAGGACATCGCGGCCGGCGATCCGGTGCTCGTCGTCCTCGCCGCGGCCGACCGGGACCCCGATCGGTTCGCCGATCCCGACACCCTCGACCTCTCACGCACCGACAACCAGCACCTCGGATACGGGCACGGCATCCACTACTGCCTGGGTGCTCCGCTCGCACGACTTGAAGGGCAGACGGCGCTTGCGACTTTGCTGACGCGTCTGCCCGATCTGGAACTCGCTGTTCCGCCCAACGAGCTTCGCTGGCGCGGGGGTCTGATCATGCGTGGCCTGCGCACTCTTCCCGTCAGGTTCACAGCCCGAAACATCTGA
- a CDS encoding globin domain-containing protein — protein sequence MKSSFAVVERRAEHAVKYFYSHLFWHNPGIRELFPSSAEDMERQRDRLFAALTHVVAHLDDEGLLPYLHHLGRDHRKFLARPEHYAAVGSSLLAALARTSGEAWTPGVEKAWSEAYQVIADAMMEGAAASEDPPWWDAEIVRHLQYGEDIAVLTLRPHAPLPYLPGQYVSVSSERVPTTWRTYSIGNAPRPDGTLDLHVSRIEQGRLSTALVREARPGEMLRLGAAGGRLTFRRADRPVSFIAAGTGWAPVRAMLEELTGQPPDQDVRLFVVARDAAHLYDRPLIDEYAAAFGWLGVTYITPAPGQHRNQATGRLATALGHRALWPEQDVYLSGPPPFIDETAYLLRELGALPGRIFHDSVPAAGTGHGPNGRPLGFGEWFLSRPAPHWHDPSARAPR from the coding sequence TTGAAGAGCAGTTTCGCGGTGGTGGAGAGAAGGGCCGAGCACGCGGTCAAGTACTTCTACTCCCACCTCTTCTGGCACAACCCCGGGATCCGAGAACTCTTCCCGTCCTCCGCCGAGGACATGGAACGCCAGCGCGACCGGCTCTTCGCCGCGCTGACCCACGTGGTCGCCCACCTCGACGACGAGGGCCTCCTCCCCTATCTCCACCACCTCGGCCGCGACCACCGCAAGTTCCTCGCCAGGCCCGAGCACTACGCGGCCGTCGGCTCCAGCCTGCTCGCCGCACTCGCCCGGACCTCCGGAGAGGCCTGGACCCCGGGCGTGGAGAAGGCCTGGTCCGAGGCGTACCAGGTGATCGCCGACGCCATGATGGAAGGAGCCGCCGCGAGCGAGGACCCGCCGTGGTGGGACGCCGAGATCGTGCGCCACCTCCAGTACGGGGAGGACATAGCGGTGCTGACCCTGCGCCCGCACGCCCCCCTCCCCTATCTCCCCGGCCAGTACGTGAGCGTGAGCAGCGAACGGGTCCCGACGACCTGGCGCACCTACTCCATCGGGAACGCCCCGCGCCCGGACGGCACCCTCGACCTGCACGTCAGCCGCATCGAGCAGGGGCGGCTCAGCACCGCCCTGGTCCGCGAGGCCCGGCCGGGCGAGATGCTGCGGCTCGGCGCGGCCGGTGGGCGGCTGACCTTCCGCCGCGCCGACCGGCCGGTCAGCTTCATCGCGGCGGGCACCGGCTGGGCGCCGGTCCGGGCCATGCTGGAGGAGCTCACCGGGCAACCCCCCGATCAGGACGTGAGGCTCTTCGTCGTCGCCCGGGACGCCGCCCACCTCTACGACCGCCCGCTGATCGACGAGTACGCCGCCGCCTTCGGCTGGCTCGGCGTCACCTACATCACGCCCGCCCCCGGACAGCACCGCAACCAGGCCACCGGGCGGCTCGCGACCGCGCTCGGCCACCGGGCGCTGTGGCCCGAGCAGGACGTCTACCTCAGCGGCCCGCCGCCGTTCATCGACGAGACCGCGTACCTGCTCCGGGAGCTCGGTGCCCTCCCCGGCCGGATCTTCCACGACTCCGTACCCGCCGCCGGCACGGGCCACGGCCCGAACGGCCGGCCCCTGGGCTTCGGGGAGTGGTTCCTCAGCCGCCCCGCCCCGCACTGGCACGACCCGTCGGCGCGCGCCCCCCGGTAG
- a CDS encoding transglycosylase family protein: MRSGNGRHRRPRQVPAIVVTAGVTGSALALPLLAATGASAADTSTWDKVAECESGGSWSANSGSGSYGGLSFTQEQWNSSGGLDFAERPDLASRSQQIAVAERVLGTQGPQAWGQCSESAGLTRQAPAASVDPGLPGTLGPVAASPSRPDHSVPAGGTGAKAHDFGAPTPAPAPAPDFTLPPAPLAPNSGLPVMPDPDVPSTSPTVPVLPGDPTANPGTPTAPTDPTAPTAPGSPTKPGGPADPTVPVVPADPGSPAAPGAPGASTDPSAIPDPTGTGKHRGTPALELPAASEGVSAPSYTVQAGDSLATIASAKGVKGGWNALYQANEQVIGEDADLIKPGQNLDLS, from the coding sequence ATGCGTTCCGGGAACGGCCGCCACAGACGCCCCCGCCAGGTACCCGCGATAGTCGTCACCGCCGGAGTCACCGGTTCCGCCCTGGCTCTGCCGCTGCTCGCCGCCACCGGCGCGAGCGCGGCGGACACCTCCACGTGGGACAAGGTCGCCGAGTGCGAGAGCGGCGGCTCCTGGAGCGCCAACTCCGGCAGCGGGTCCTACGGCGGACTTTCGTTCACGCAGGAGCAGTGGAACTCCTCCGGCGGCCTCGACTTCGCCGAGCGCCCCGACCTCGCGAGCCGTTCGCAGCAGATCGCCGTCGCCGAGCGGGTCCTGGGCACGCAGGGCCCCCAGGCGTGGGGGCAGTGCTCGGAGTCGGCCGGGCTGACCCGGCAGGCCCCCGCCGCGTCCGTGGACCCGGGCCTGCCCGGCACGCTCGGCCCCGTCGCCGCGAGCCCCTCCCGCCCCGACCACTCGGTCCCGGCCGGCGGTACCGGCGCGAAGGCGCACGATTTCGGCGCCCCGACCCCGGCTCCGGCCCCGGCGCCGGACTTCACGCTCCCGCCGGCGCCGCTCGCGCCGAACAGCGGACTGCCCGTCATGCCCGACCCGGACGTGCCGTCCACGTCGCCGACCGTCCCGGTGCTCCCGGGCGACCCGACCGCCAACCCGGGTACTCCCACGGCCCCGACGGACCCGACCGCGCCGACGGCCCCGGGAAGCCCGACCAAGCCCGGCGGCCCGGCGGACCCGACCGTTCCGGTCGTTCCGGCCGACCCCGGCTCCCCCGCGGCCCCGGGCGCCCCGGGCGCCTCCACCGACCCGAGTGCCATCCCGGACCCCACCGGCACCGGCAAGCACCGTGGTACGCCCGCCCTCGAGCTGCCCGCCGCATCTGAGGGGGTGTCGGCGCCCTCGTACACCGTCCAGGCGGGCGACAGCCTGGCCACCATCGCGTCTGCCAAGGGGGTCAAGGGCGGCTGGAACGCGCTCTACCAGGCCAACGAGCAGGTCATCGGCGAGGACGCGGATCTGATCAAGCCCGGCCAGAACCTGGATCTAAGCTAG
- a CDS encoding transglycosylase family protein, whose protein sequence is MLLSGKGKHRRASKAARIVTLAGVTGVVVAAPLMAAGSASAATASEWDRVAQCESGGNWSINTGNGYYGGLQFSSSTWAAYGGKAYAAQANQASKSQQIAIAEKVLKGQGKGAWPSCGVGLSNSSYTGGGTTDTPKKTEQKTETKKTQPKKTEPKKETKRSEAPTTRSERSEAPAPKTGNGSYEVKPGDTLGTIAETNGVKGGWEKLFELNKDIVSDADLIFPGQKLKLS, encoded by the coding sequence ATGCTGCTTTCCGGCAAGGGCAAGCACCGTCGCGCCTCCAAGGCTGCCCGCATCGTCACGCTCGCCGGCGTCACCGGTGTCGTCGTCGCCGCCCCGCTGATGGCGGCCGGCTCGGCCTCCGCCGCCACCGCGTCCGAGTGGGACCGCGTCGCGCAGTGCGAATCCGGCGGCAACTGGTCCATCAACACGGGCAACGGCTACTACGGCGGCCTGCAGTTCTCGTCCTCCACCTGGGCCGCGTACGGCGGCAAGGCGTACGCCGCGCAGGCCAACCAGGCCTCCAAGTCGCAGCAGATAGCCATAGCCGAGAAGGTCCTCAAGGGCCAGGGCAAGGGTGCGTGGCCGTCCTGCGGCGTCGGCCTCTCCAACTCCTCTTACACCGGCGGTGGTACGACCGACACCCCGAAGAAGACGGAGCAGAAGACCGAGACCAAGAAGACCCAGCCGAAGAAGACCGAGCCGAAGAAGGAGACGAAGCGCTCCGAGGCTCCGACGACCCGCTCCGAGCGCTCCGAGGCCCCGGCCCCGAAGACCGGCAACGGCTCGTACGAGGTCAAGCCCGGCGACACCCTCGGCACCATCGCCGAGACCAACGGCGTCAAGGGCGGCTGGGAGAAGCTCTTCGAGCTCAACAAGGACATCGTCTCGGACGCCGACCTGATCTTCCCCGGTCAGAAGCTGAAGCTCAGCTGA